Proteins found in one Oncorhynchus mykiss isolate Arlee chromosome 17, USDA_OmykA_1.1, whole genome shotgun sequence genomic segment:
- the LOC110493700 gene encoding axin-2, whose product MSRALTDHISSSFREDAPRPPVPGEEGEASCHTPCKHAKMRAQNKAKAVTVASPGSTPRRNEDGLGEPEGSASPDSPLARWTKSLHFLLGDQDGAHLFRTFLEREKCVDTLDFWFACNGFRQMDLSDTKTLRVAKAIFKRYIENNSIVAKQLKPATKTYIRDSIKKQQIDSAMFDQAQTEIQSTMEENAYQMFLTSDIYLEYVHTGCENTVYANHSGLGSLKLMCGFLPPLIEEEEWSCDLKATTLASVVGLSANALRATASIRTAAEVLENGYRSHRRGDPASPYFVNSGYVFAPATSANDSEISSDAMTDDSMSMTDSSVDGIPPYKLGTKKQIQREMHRSVKINGLVSLPHFPRTHRLPKEMTPVEPSAFAAQLISRLEKLKREQDTMSSLEERLQQIQEEEERDESDPSTTVPLPSSGADEDAQAILDEHLSRVLKTPGCQSPGMIRHSPRSCSPDRPSAAVVPFLGPSYPGATKGLLAGNRQSTKHIHHHYIHHHTSTGPKSKEQIEAEAAQHIQCLCPPGGADYSDFTPGRCSSLSKRPGKPCEGIRLSQANGGDGVTSPPHLPLDSTDRSQNVWQWILESERQGKNKPHGSTQGLKKIHLPEPSTPKTLPVRTHSSWGGVCGTGGHLRGGHHPAHPFIQDPAMPPLPPPNTLAQLEEACRRLEEVSKPPKQRPSTTSLQRDRSHPVPFPSGNPPLSSPALQTEWKEPKKSISGASVSGCDLVVTYFFCGEEIPYRSMMKTHSLTLGHFKEQLSKKGNYRYYFKKASDEFECGAVFEEVWEDGALLPMYEGKVLGKVERMD is encoded by the exons AAAATGAGAGCCCAAAACAAGGCTAAAGCTGTCACCGTCGCGTCTCCCGGCTCCACGCCGAGGAGGAACGAGGATGGACTCGGTGAACCTGAGGGTAGCGCGTCGCCGGATTCACCGCTCGCCCGGTGGACCAAGTCGTTGCATTTTCTCCTGGGTGACCAAGACGGTGCTCACCTGTTCAGGACCTTTCTGGAGCGGGAGAAATGCGTGGACACTTTGGACTTTTGGTTCGCCTGCAACGGGTTTAGGCAAATGGACCTCAGTGATACCAAAACGCTACGAGTTGCCAAAGCTATTTTCAAACGGTACATTGAAAACAACAGCATTGTTGCCAAACAGTTGAAACCTGCCACTAAAACCTACATAAGGGATAGTATTAAGAAGCAACAAATAGACTCTGCGATGTTTGACCAAGCACAAACGGAAATTCAGTCAACCATGGAGGAGAATGCGTACCAGATGTTTTTAACTTCTGACATATACCTTGAATATGTGCACACGGGGTGCGAGAACACGGTTTATGCCAACCATAGCGGTCTCGGGAGCCTCAAATTGATGTGCGGATTTCTGCCACCTCTCAttgaggaagaggagtggagttGTGACTTGAAGGCGACAACGTTAGCCTCTGTGGTAGGACTATCTGCCAATGCGCTACGGGCCACTGCGTCCATTCGGACTGCGGCGGAAGTGCTGGAGAATGGGTACAG GTCACACAGACGCGGGGACCCGGCCAGTCCCTACTTTGTCAACTCGGGCTATGTGTTCGCCCCCGCCACCAGTGCCAACGACAGCGAGATCTCCAGCGACGCCATGACGGACGACTCCATGTCCATGACCGACAGTAGTGT AGATGGGATCCCTCCATACAAGCTGGGCACCAAGAAGCAGATCCAGCGGGAGATGCACCGCAGCGTCAAGATCAACGGCCTGGTCTCGCTACCCCACTTTCCT AGGACACACAGGCTGCCTAAGGAGATGACGCCGGTGGAGCCCTCGGCCTTCGCCGCCCAGCTCATCTCCAGACTGGAGAAACTGAAGAGGGAGCAGGACACCATGAGCTCCCTGGAGGAGAGGCTACAGCAGATCCAGGAG gaggaggagagggacgagAGCGACCCCTCCACCACCGTTCCGCTCCCCTCGTCCGGCGCCGACGAGGACGCTCAGGCCATCCTAGACGAGCACCTGTCCCGGGTGCTCAAGACGCCCGGATGTCAGTCGCCCGGCATGATCCGCCACTCGCCTCGCTCGTGCTCTCCCGACCGGCCCTCCGCCGCCGTGGTTCCCTTCCTGGGGCCCTCGTATCCGGGGGCCACCAAAGGCCTGTTGGCTGGGAATAGGCAGTCGACCAAGCAcatccaccaccactacatccaccaccacacctccacCGGCCCCAAGAGCAAGGAGCAGATCGAGGCCGAGGCGGCGCAGCACATCCAGTGCCTCTGTCCCCCAGGGGGCGCCGACTACTCCGACTTCACCCCCGG cCGCTGCAGCAGTTTGTCCAAGCGGCCGGGGAAGCCGTGCGAAGGCATACGCCTGAGCCAGGCCAACGGCGGCGACGGGGTCACGTCCCCGCCCCACCTGCCCCTGGACTCCACGGACCGCTCGCAGAACGTCTGGCAGTGGATCCTGGAGAGCGAGAGGCAGGGCAAGAACAAACCTCACGGCAGCACTCAGGGGCTGAAGAAGATCCACCTCCCGGAACCCTCCACGCCCAAGACGCTTCCCGTCCGAACGCACTCTTCCTGGGGAGGCGTGTGCGGCACGGGTGGTCACCTCCGTGGAGGTCACCATCCGGCCCACCCCTTCATCCAGGACCCGGCCATGCCCCCCCTGCCCCCGCCCAACACTCTGGCCCAGTTAGAAGAAGCCTGCAGGAGGCTAGAGGAGGTCTCCAAGCCCCCCAAACAgag GCCTTCAACGACCAGCCTTCAAAGAGACAGGAGTCACCCTGTGCCTTTCCCCAGTGGAAACCCTCCTCTGTCCAGCCCCGCACTTCAAACAGA GTGGAAAGAGCCAAAGAAGTCGATCAGCGGCGCGAGTGTGTCTGGCTGTGACCTGGTGGTCACCTACTTCTTCTGTGGTGAGGAGATCCCCTACCGCAGCATGATGAAGACACACAGTCTCACCCTGGGACACTTCAAGGAGCAGCTTAGCAAAAAAGGCAATTACAG GTACTACTTCAAGAAGGCCAGCGATGAGTTTGAGTGCGGGGCCGTGTTCGAGGAGGTATGGGAGGACGGCGCCCTTCTGCCCATGTACGAGGGCAAGGTCCTGGGTAAGGTGGAGAGGATGGACTGA